In one Culex quinquefasciatus strain JHB chromosome 2, VPISU_Cqui_1.0_pri_paternal, whole genome shotgun sequence genomic region, the following are encoded:
- the LOC6037695 gene encoding protein argonaute-2 isoform X1 produces MSTERELTPGGPPPMHPLSYSDLASHIQLNGVNVMAKNFSETPWNTSPPRPPSPTQSQTSFDTLSLGPSDITSTEHAVDAFLGTTTELIDLTIQLDATTQRRDAIRKERKAKRAPPAGATVNPTPTTTSGAQNVATSALGVVPATPPAPPDLPVFTCPRRPNLGREGRPIVLRANHFQITMPRGFVHHYDINIQPDKCPRKVNREIIETMVHAYSKMFGALKPVFDGRNNLYTRDPLPIGNDRVELEVTLPGEGKDRVFRVTIKWVAQVSLFNLEEALEGRTRQIPYDAILALDVVMRHLPSMTYTPVGRSFFSSPDGYYHPLGGGREVWFGFHQSVRPSQWKMMLNIDVSATAFYKAQPVIEFMCEVLDIRDINEQRKPLTDSQRVKFTKEIKGLKIEITHCGTMRRKYRVCNVTRRPAQMQSFPLQLENGQTVECTVAKYFLDKYKMKLRYPHLPCLQVGQEHKHTYLPLEVCNIVAGQRCIKKLTDMQTSTMIKATARSAPDREREINNLVRRADFNNDAYVQEFGLAISNSMMEVRGRVLPPPKLQYGGRVSSMSGQLPSGPQNKVSLALPNQGVWDMRGKQFFTGVEIRVWAIACFAPQRTVREDALRNFTQQLQKISNDAGMPIIGQPCFCKYATGPDQVEPMFRYLKNTFNQLQLVVVVLPGKTPVYAEVKRVGDTVLGMATQCVQAKNVNKTSPQTLSNLCLKINVKLGGINSILVPSIRPKVFDEPVIFLGADVTHPPAGDNKKPSIAAVVGSMDAHPSRYAATVRVQQHRQEIIQELSSMVRELLIMFYKSTGGFKPHRIILYRDGVSEGQFPHVLQHELTAIREACIKLEADYKPGITFIVVQKRHHTRLFCADKKEQSGKSGNIPAGTTVDVGITHPTEFDFYLCSHQGIQGTSRPSHYHVLWDDNHFESDELQCLTYQLCHTYVRCTRSVSIPAPAYYAHLVAFRARYHLVEKEHDSGEGSHQSGCSEDRTPGAMARAITVHADTKKVMYFA; encoded by the exons TTGGACCGTCCGACATCACGTCGACCGAGCATGCCGTCGATGCATTTCTCGGAACGACAACGGAGCTGATAGACCTGACGATACAGCTAGATGCGACGACCCAACGACGCGACGCTATCCGCAAGGAACGCAAAGCCAAACGAG CTCCTCCAGCTGGTGCGACCGTCAACCCGACCCCGACGACCACTTCCGGCGCGCAGAATGTCGCGACCAGCGCCCTCGGGGTCGTCCCGGCGACGCCGCCAGCCCCGCCGGATCTGCCGGTGTTCACCTGCCCGCGGCGGCCAAATCTGGGCCGCGAGGGTCGTCCGATCGTGCTGCGTGCGAATCACTTCCAGATCACGATGCCCCGGGGCTTCGTGCACCACTACGACATCAACATCCAGCCGGACAAGTGCCCGCGCAAGGTCAACCGGGAGATCATCGAGACGATGGTGCACGCGTACAGCAAGATGTTCGGCGCCCTCAAGCCGGTCTTCGACGGGCGGAACAACCTGTACACGCGCGATCCGCTTCCGATCGGGAACGATCGCGTTGAGCTGGAGGTGACGCTGCCCGGAGAGGGGAAAGATCGGGTGTTCCGCGTGACCATCAAGTGGGTTGCGCAGGTTTCGCTGTTTAACCTGGAGGAAGCGTTGGAGGGACGTACCCGGCAGATTCCGTACGATGCGATCCTGGCGTTGGACGTGGTGATGCGCCACTTGCCCAGCATGACCTACACGCCGGTCGGACGGAGCTTCTTCAGCTCGCCGGATGG ATACTACCATCCCCTTGGAGGTGGTCGTGAAGTTTGGTTTGGTTTCCACCAGAGCGTGCGACCCTCGCAGTGGAAGATGATGCTGAACATTGACG TGTCGGCCACCGCCTTCTACAAGGCCCAGCCGGTGATTGAGTTCATGTGCGAAGTGCTCGACATCAGAGACATCAACGAGCAGCGCAAGCCGCTCACCGATTCGCAGCGCGTCAAGTTCACCAAGGAGATCAAGGGCCTCAAGATCGAGATCACCCACTGCGGTACGATGCGCCGCAAGTACCGGGTTTGCAACGTCACCCGGCGTCCGGCCCAGATGCAGTC CTTCCCGCTGCAGCTGGAGAACGGCCAGACGGTGGAGTGCACCGTGGCCAAGTACTTCCTGGACAAGTACAAGATGAAGCTGCGCTATCCGCATCTGCCGTGTCTGCAGGTCGGCCAGGAGCACAAGCACACCTACCTGCCGCTGGAGGTCTGCAACATTGTGGCGGGGCAGCGTTGCATCAAGAAGCTCACCGACATGCAGACGTCGACGATGATCAAGGCCACGGCCAGATCCGCTCCGGATCG TGAACGTGAAATCAACAACCTGGTTCGCCGCGCCGACTTCAACAACGACGCGTACGTGCAGGAGTTTGGCCTGGCCATCTCCAACAGTATGATGGAGGTTCGCGGGCGGGTGTTGCCGCCGCCGAAGCTGCAGTACGGAGGGCGCGTTTCCAGCATGAGCGGACAA TTACCCTCTGGTCCACAGAACAAGGTGAGCTTAGCATTACCAAACCAAGGGGTTTGGGACATGCGAGGCAAACAATTTTTCACTGGCGTCGAGATCCGCGTGTGGGCCATCGCCTGCTTCGCGCCCCAGCGAACCGTCCGGGAGGATGCGCTGCGCAACTTTACCCAGCAGCTGCAGAAGATTTCCAACGACGCCGGGATGCCGATCATCGGACAGCCCTGCTTCTGCAAGTACGCCACCGGGCCGGACCAGGTCGAGCCGATGTTCAGATATCTGAAGAACACGTTCAACCAGCTGCAGCTGGTGGTGGTCGTGCTGCCCGGCAAGACCCCGGTTTATG CTGAGGTCAAGCGCGTCGGAGACACCGTCCTGGGAATGGCAACCCAGTGCGTGCAGGCCAAGAACGTCAACAAGACGTCCCCGCAGACGCTGTCGAATCTGTGCTTGAAGATTAACGTCAAGCTGGGCGGCATCAACTCGATCCTCGTGCCATCGATCAGACCAAAG GTCTTCGACGAACCGGTCATCTTCCTGGGCGCGGACGTGACCCACCCACCGGCCGGCGACAACAAGAAGCCCTCGATCGCGGCCGTCGTCGGCTCGATGGACGCCCATCCGTCGCGGTACGCCGCCACGGTTCGCGTCCAGCAGCACCGCCAGGAGATCATCCAGGAGCTGAGCAGCATGGTGCGCGAGCTGTTGATCATGTTCTACAAGTCGACCGGGGGCTTCAAGCCGCACCGGATCATCCTGTACCGGGATGGGGTGTCCGAGGGACAGTTCCCGCACGTGCTGCAGCACGAGCTGACGGCGATCCGCGAGGCGTGCATCAAGCTGGAGGCGGACTACAAGCCGGGCATTACGTTCATCGTGGTGCAGAAGCGCCACCACACGAGGCTGTTCTGCGCGGACAAGAAGGAGCAGAGCGGCAAGTCCGGCAACATTCCGGCCGGAACGACGGTGGACGTGGGAATCACGCACCCGACCGAGTTTGACTTTTACCTGTGCAGTCACCAGGGTATTCAG GGTACCAGTCGCCCGTCGCACTACCACGTCCTCTGGGACGACAACCACTTCGAGTCGGACGAGCTGCAGTGCCTGACGTACCAGCTGTGCCACACGTACGTCCGGTGTACGCGGTCGGTGTCGATCCCCGCACCAGCCTACTACGCCCATCTGGTGGCGTTCCGGGCCAG ATACCACCTGGTCGAGAAGGAGCACGACTCGGGCGAAGGATCTCACCAGAGCGGTTGCTCCGAGGACCGGACGCCGGGCGCGATGGCCCGTGCAATCACCGTACACGCAGATACCAAAAAAGTTATGTACTTTGCTTAA
- the LOC6037695 gene encoding protein argonaute-2 isoform X2, whose product MSTERELTPGGPPPMHPLSYSDLASHIQLNGVNVMAKNFSETPWNTSPPRPPSPTQSQTSFDTLSLGPSDITSTEHAVDAFLGTTTELIDLTIQLDATTQRRDAIRKERKAKRAPPAGATVNPTPTTTSGAQNVATSALGVVPATPPAPPDLPVFTCPRRPNLGREGRPIVLRANHFQITMPRGFVHHYDINIQPDKCPRKVNREIIETMVHAYSKMFGALKPVFDGRNNLYTRDPLPIGNDRVELEVTLPGEGKDRVFRVTIKWVAQVSLFNLEEALEGRTRQIPYDAILALDVVMRHLPSMTYTPVGRSFFSSPDGYYHPLGGGREVWFGFHQSVRPSQWKMMLNIDVSATAFYKAQPVIEFMCEVLDIRDINEQRKPLTDSQRVKFTKEIKGLKIEITHCGTMRRKYRVCNVTRRPAQMQSFPLQLENGQTVECTVAKYFLDKYKMKLRYPHLPCLQVGQEHKHTYLPLEVCNIVAGQRCIKKLTDMQTSTMIKATARSAPDREREINNLVRRADFNNDAYVQEFGLAISNSMMEVRGRVLPPPKLQYGGRVSSMSGQNKVSLALPNQGVWDMRGKQFFTGVEIRVWAIACFAPQRTVREDALRNFTQQLQKISNDAGMPIIGQPCFCKYATGPDQVEPMFRYLKNTFNQLQLVVVVLPGKTPVYAEVKRVGDTVLGMATQCVQAKNVNKTSPQTLSNLCLKINVKLGGINSILVPSIRPKVFDEPVIFLGADVTHPPAGDNKKPSIAAVVGSMDAHPSRYAATVRVQQHRQEIIQELSSMVRELLIMFYKSTGGFKPHRIILYRDGVSEGQFPHVLQHELTAIREACIKLEADYKPGITFIVVQKRHHTRLFCADKKEQSGKSGNIPAGTTVDVGITHPTEFDFYLCSHQGIQGTSRPSHYHVLWDDNHFESDELQCLTYQLCHTYVRCTRSVSIPAPAYYAHLVAFRARYHLVEKEHDSGEGSHQSGCSEDRTPGAMARAITVHADTKKVMYFA is encoded by the exons TTGGACCGTCCGACATCACGTCGACCGAGCATGCCGTCGATGCATTTCTCGGAACGACAACGGAGCTGATAGACCTGACGATACAGCTAGATGCGACGACCCAACGACGCGACGCTATCCGCAAGGAACGCAAAGCCAAACGAG CTCCTCCAGCTGGTGCGACCGTCAACCCGACCCCGACGACCACTTCCGGCGCGCAGAATGTCGCGACCAGCGCCCTCGGGGTCGTCCCGGCGACGCCGCCAGCCCCGCCGGATCTGCCGGTGTTCACCTGCCCGCGGCGGCCAAATCTGGGCCGCGAGGGTCGTCCGATCGTGCTGCGTGCGAATCACTTCCAGATCACGATGCCCCGGGGCTTCGTGCACCACTACGACATCAACATCCAGCCGGACAAGTGCCCGCGCAAGGTCAACCGGGAGATCATCGAGACGATGGTGCACGCGTACAGCAAGATGTTCGGCGCCCTCAAGCCGGTCTTCGACGGGCGGAACAACCTGTACACGCGCGATCCGCTTCCGATCGGGAACGATCGCGTTGAGCTGGAGGTGACGCTGCCCGGAGAGGGGAAAGATCGGGTGTTCCGCGTGACCATCAAGTGGGTTGCGCAGGTTTCGCTGTTTAACCTGGAGGAAGCGTTGGAGGGACGTACCCGGCAGATTCCGTACGATGCGATCCTGGCGTTGGACGTGGTGATGCGCCACTTGCCCAGCATGACCTACACGCCGGTCGGACGGAGCTTCTTCAGCTCGCCGGATGG ATACTACCATCCCCTTGGAGGTGGTCGTGAAGTTTGGTTTGGTTTCCACCAGAGCGTGCGACCCTCGCAGTGGAAGATGATGCTGAACATTGACG TGTCGGCCACCGCCTTCTACAAGGCCCAGCCGGTGATTGAGTTCATGTGCGAAGTGCTCGACATCAGAGACATCAACGAGCAGCGCAAGCCGCTCACCGATTCGCAGCGCGTCAAGTTCACCAAGGAGATCAAGGGCCTCAAGATCGAGATCACCCACTGCGGTACGATGCGCCGCAAGTACCGGGTTTGCAACGTCACCCGGCGTCCGGCCCAGATGCAGTC CTTCCCGCTGCAGCTGGAGAACGGCCAGACGGTGGAGTGCACCGTGGCCAAGTACTTCCTGGACAAGTACAAGATGAAGCTGCGCTATCCGCATCTGCCGTGTCTGCAGGTCGGCCAGGAGCACAAGCACACCTACCTGCCGCTGGAGGTCTGCAACATTGTGGCGGGGCAGCGTTGCATCAAGAAGCTCACCGACATGCAGACGTCGACGATGATCAAGGCCACGGCCAGATCCGCTCCGGATCG TGAACGTGAAATCAACAACCTGGTTCGCCGCGCCGACTTCAACAACGACGCGTACGTGCAGGAGTTTGGCCTGGCCATCTCCAACAGTATGATGGAGGTTCGCGGGCGGGTGTTGCCGCCGCCGAAGCTGCAGTACGGAGGGCGCGTTTCCAGCATGAGCGGACAA AACAAGGTGAGCTTAGCATTACCAAACCAAGGGGTTTGGGACATGCGAGGCAAACAATTTTTCACTGGCGTCGAGATCCGCGTGTGGGCCATCGCCTGCTTCGCGCCCCAGCGAACCGTCCGGGAGGATGCGCTGCGCAACTTTACCCAGCAGCTGCAGAAGATTTCCAACGACGCCGGGATGCCGATCATCGGACAGCCCTGCTTCTGCAAGTACGCCACCGGGCCGGACCAGGTCGAGCCGATGTTCAGATATCTGAAGAACACGTTCAACCAGCTGCAGCTGGTGGTGGTCGTGCTGCCCGGCAAGACCCCGGTTTATG CTGAGGTCAAGCGCGTCGGAGACACCGTCCTGGGAATGGCAACCCAGTGCGTGCAGGCCAAGAACGTCAACAAGACGTCCCCGCAGACGCTGTCGAATCTGTGCTTGAAGATTAACGTCAAGCTGGGCGGCATCAACTCGATCCTCGTGCCATCGATCAGACCAAAG GTCTTCGACGAACCGGTCATCTTCCTGGGCGCGGACGTGACCCACCCACCGGCCGGCGACAACAAGAAGCCCTCGATCGCGGCCGTCGTCGGCTCGATGGACGCCCATCCGTCGCGGTACGCCGCCACGGTTCGCGTCCAGCAGCACCGCCAGGAGATCATCCAGGAGCTGAGCAGCATGGTGCGCGAGCTGTTGATCATGTTCTACAAGTCGACCGGGGGCTTCAAGCCGCACCGGATCATCCTGTACCGGGATGGGGTGTCCGAGGGACAGTTCCCGCACGTGCTGCAGCACGAGCTGACGGCGATCCGCGAGGCGTGCATCAAGCTGGAGGCGGACTACAAGCCGGGCATTACGTTCATCGTGGTGCAGAAGCGCCACCACACGAGGCTGTTCTGCGCGGACAAGAAGGAGCAGAGCGGCAAGTCCGGCAACATTCCGGCCGGAACGACGGTGGACGTGGGAATCACGCACCCGACCGAGTTTGACTTTTACCTGTGCAGTCACCAGGGTATTCAG GGTACCAGTCGCCCGTCGCACTACCACGTCCTCTGGGACGACAACCACTTCGAGTCGGACGAGCTGCAGTGCCTGACGTACCAGCTGTGCCACACGTACGTCCGGTGTACGCGGTCGGTGTCGATCCCCGCACCAGCCTACTACGCCCATCTGGTGGCGTTCCGGGCCAG ATACCACCTGGTCGAGAAGGAGCACGACTCGGGCGAAGGATCTCACCAGAGCGGTTGCTCCGAGGACCGGACGCCGGGCGCGATGGCCCGTGCAATCACCGTACACGCAGATACCAAAAAAGTTATGTACTTTGCTTAA
- the LOC6037695 gene encoding protein argonaute-2 isoform X3 translates to MYPVGQQTPWNTSPPRPPSPTQSQTSFDTLSLGPSDITSTEHAVDAFLGTTTELIDLTIQLDATTQRRDAIRKERKAKRAPPAGATVNPTPTTTSGAQNVATSALGVVPATPPAPPDLPVFTCPRRPNLGREGRPIVLRANHFQITMPRGFVHHYDINIQPDKCPRKVNREIIETMVHAYSKMFGALKPVFDGRNNLYTRDPLPIGNDRVELEVTLPGEGKDRVFRVTIKWVAQVSLFNLEEALEGRTRQIPYDAILALDVVMRHLPSMTYTPVGRSFFSSPDGYYHPLGGGREVWFGFHQSVRPSQWKMMLNIDVSATAFYKAQPVIEFMCEVLDIRDINEQRKPLTDSQRVKFTKEIKGLKIEITHCGTMRRKYRVCNVTRRPAQMQSFPLQLENGQTVECTVAKYFLDKYKMKLRYPHLPCLQVGQEHKHTYLPLEVCNIVAGQRCIKKLTDMQTSTMIKATARSAPDREREINNLVRRADFNNDAYVQEFGLAISNSMMEVRGRVLPPPKLQYGGRVSSMSGQLPSGPQNKVSLALPNQGVWDMRGKQFFTGVEIRVWAIACFAPQRTVREDALRNFTQQLQKISNDAGMPIIGQPCFCKYATGPDQVEPMFRYLKNTFNQLQLVVVVLPGKTPVYAEVKRVGDTVLGMATQCVQAKNVNKTSPQTLSNLCLKINVKLGGINSILVPSIRPKVFDEPVIFLGADVTHPPAGDNKKPSIAAVVGSMDAHPSRYAATVRVQQHRQEIIQELSSMVRELLIMFYKSTGGFKPHRIILYRDGVSEGQFPHVLQHELTAIREACIKLEADYKPGITFIVVQKRHHTRLFCADKKEQSGKSGNIPAGTTVDVGITHPTEFDFYLCSHQGIQGTSRPSHYHVLWDDNHFESDELQCLTYQLCHTYVRCTRSVSIPAPAYYAHLVAFRARYHLVEKEHDSGEGSHQSGCSEDRTPGAMARAITVHADTKKVMYFA, encoded by the exons TTGGACCGTCCGACATCACGTCGACCGAGCATGCCGTCGATGCATTTCTCGGAACGACAACGGAGCTGATAGACCTGACGATACAGCTAGATGCGACGACCCAACGACGCGACGCTATCCGCAAGGAACGCAAAGCCAAACGAG CTCCTCCAGCTGGTGCGACCGTCAACCCGACCCCGACGACCACTTCCGGCGCGCAGAATGTCGCGACCAGCGCCCTCGGGGTCGTCCCGGCGACGCCGCCAGCCCCGCCGGATCTGCCGGTGTTCACCTGCCCGCGGCGGCCAAATCTGGGCCGCGAGGGTCGTCCGATCGTGCTGCGTGCGAATCACTTCCAGATCACGATGCCCCGGGGCTTCGTGCACCACTACGACATCAACATCCAGCCGGACAAGTGCCCGCGCAAGGTCAACCGGGAGATCATCGAGACGATGGTGCACGCGTACAGCAAGATGTTCGGCGCCCTCAAGCCGGTCTTCGACGGGCGGAACAACCTGTACACGCGCGATCCGCTTCCGATCGGGAACGATCGCGTTGAGCTGGAGGTGACGCTGCCCGGAGAGGGGAAAGATCGGGTGTTCCGCGTGACCATCAAGTGGGTTGCGCAGGTTTCGCTGTTTAACCTGGAGGAAGCGTTGGAGGGACGTACCCGGCAGATTCCGTACGATGCGATCCTGGCGTTGGACGTGGTGATGCGCCACTTGCCCAGCATGACCTACACGCCGGTCGGACGGAGCTTCTTCAGCTCGCCGGATGG ATACTACCATCCCCTTGGAGGTGGTCGTGAAGTTTGGTTTGGTTTCCACCAGAGCGTGCGACCCTCGCAGTGGAAGATGATGCTGAACATTGACG TGTCGGCCACCGCCTTCTACAAGGCCCAGCCGGTGATTGAGTTCATGTGCGAAGTGCTCGACATCAGAGACATCAACGAGCAGCGCAAGCCGCTCACCGATTCGCAGCGCGTCAAGTTCACCAAGGAGATCAAGGGCCTCAAGATCGAGATCACCCACTGCGGTACGATGCGCCGCAAGTACCGGGTTTGCAACGTCACCCGGCGTCCGGCCCAGATGCAGTC CTTCCCGCTGCAGCTGGAGAACGGCCAGACGGTGGAGTGCACCGTGGCCAAGTACTTCCTGGACAAGTACAAGATGAAGCTGCGCTATCCGCATCTGCCGTGTCTGCAGGTCGGCCAGGAGCACAAGCACACCTACCTGCCGCTGGAGGTCTGCAACATTGTGGCGGGGCAGCGTTGCATCAAGAAGCTCACCGACATGCAGACGTCGACGATGATCAAGGCCACGGCCAGATCCGCTCCGGATCG TGAACGTGAAATCAACAACCTGGTTCGCCGCGCCGACTTCAACAACGACGCGTACGTGCAGGAGTTTGGCCTGGCCATCTCCAACAGTATGATGGAGGTTCGCGGGCGGGTGTTGCCGCCGCCGAAGCTGCAGTACGGAGGGCGCGTTTCCAGCATGAGCGGACAA TTACCCTCTGGTCCACAGAACAAGGTGAGCTTAGCATTACCAAACCAAGGGGTTTGGGACATGCGAGGCAAACAATTTTTCACTGGCGTCGAGATCCGCGTGTGGGCCATCGCCTGCTTCGCGCCCCAGCGAACCGTCCGGGAGGATGCGCTGCGCAACTTTACCCAGCAGCTGCAGAAGATTTCCAACGACGCCGGGATGCCGATCATCGGACAGCCCTGCTTCTGCAAGTACGCCACCGGGCCGGACCAGGTCGAGCCGATGTTCAGATATCTGAAGAACACGTTCAACCAGCTGCAGCTGGTGGTGGTCGTGCTGCCCGGCAAGACCCCGGTTTATG CTGAGGTCAAGCGCGTCGGAGACACCGTCCTGGGAATGGCAACCCAGTGCGTGCAGGCCAAGAACGTCAACAAGACGTCCCCGCAGACGCTGTCGAATCTGTGCTTGAAGATTAACGTCAAGCTGGGCGGCATCAACTCGATCCTCGTGCCATCGATCAGACCAAAG GTCTTCGACGAACCGGTCATCTTCCTGGGCGCGGACGTGACCCACCCACCGGCCGGCGACAACAAGAAGCCCTCGATCGCGGCCGTCGTCGGCTCGATGGACGCCCATCCGTCGCGGTACGCCGCCACGGTTCGCGTCCAGCAGCACCGCCAGGAGATCATCCAGGAGCTGAGCAGCATGGTGCGCGAGCTGTTGATCATGTTCTACAAGTCGACCGGGGGCTTCAAGCCGCACCGGATCATCCTGTACCGGGATGGGGTGTCCGAGGGACAGTTCCCGCACGTGCTGCAGCACGAGCTGACGGCGATCCGCGAGGCGTGCATCAAGCTGGAGGCGGACTACAAGCCGGGCATTACGTTCATCGTGGTGCAGAAGCGCCACCACACGAGGCTGTTCTGCGCGGACAAGAAGGAGCAGAGCGGCAAGTCCGGCAACATTCCGGCCGGAACGACGGTGGACGTGGGAATCACGCACCCGACCGAGTTTGACTTTTACCTGTGCAGTCACCAGGGTATTCAG GGTACCAGTCGCCCGTCGCACTACCACGTCCTCTGGGACGACAACCACTTCGAGTCGGACGAGCTGCAGTGCCTGACGTACCAGCTGTGCCACACGTACGTCCGGTGTACGCGGTCGGTGTCGATCCCCGCACCAGCCTACTACGCCCATCTGGTGGCGTTCCGGGCCAG ATACCACCTGGTCGAGAAGGAGCACGACTCGGGCGAAGGATCTCACCAGAGCGGTTGCTCCGAGGACCGGACGCCGGGCGCGATGGCCCGTGCAATCACCGTACACGCAGATACCAAAAAAGTTATGTACTTTGCTTAA